The Bombus fervidus isolate BK054 chromosome 6, iyBomFerv1, whole genome shotgun sequence genome contains a region encoding:
- the LOC141445786 gene encoding uncharacterized protein, giving the protein MQLTVNYPELKIDSEERTTSEGGSCSLSDHSLSLASFGYSVPSRDLKMYLTPATLYAFRLSFQQGAVSSVFRRNSIERHTTKSACLLAIIGLSMSIFSVKKMLASKHNSRL; this is encoded by the exons ATGCAACTTACAGTAAATTATCCAG aattgaaaatcgacAGTGAGGAAAGAACAACTTCAGAAGGAGGTTCGTGTTCTCTCAGTGATCACTCTCTTTCGTTGGCAAGTTTCGGATACAGCG ttcCCAGCCGTGATTTAAAGATGTATCTGACTCCTGCAACCCTCTATGCTTTTAGATTATCATTCCAACAG GGAGCCGTCTCGTCCGTGTTCCGTAGAAATTCGATCGAACGCCATACCACCAAATCAGCATGTTTGCTTGCAATTATTGGCCTATCTATGAGCATATTTTCTGTTAAAAAGATGCTAGCCTCAAAACACAACAGTCGTTTGTAA
- the LOC139988560 gene encoding LOW QUALITY PROTEIN: integrin beta-7-like (The sequence of the model RefSeq protein was modified relative to this genomic sequence to represent the inferred CDS: inserted 1 base in 1 codon; substituted 2 bases at 2 genomic stop codons) → MSLYHTLAVCALAKNSYLMTHXSLYLGVISVGCHNILVTYQCSHTLLVXNXIDIKREAMTRWTIFLFWVQFFSLVFCEYKDPESLCASQQTCKNCIQTPRCVWCSIPVSNQSVNTPLVRCVTREKFSNEGNHWCRTSDVIDETNQMLILQDRPLSSTRGTDPVQIQPQRIRLTLRRGKYNV, encoded by the exons ATGTCACTATATCATACTTTAGCCGTCTGTGCTTTagc CAAAAATAGTTACCTAATGACGC GGTCACTTTATCTCGGAGTCATTTCCGTGGGATGCCACAATATCCTTGTAACTTACCAGTGTAGCCACACCTTGctcgtttaaaattaaattgacaTTAAGAGAGAAGCTATGACTCGCTGGacgatatttcttttctgGGTTCAATTCTTCTCGTTGGTTTTTTGTGAATACAAAGATCCGGAAAGCCTTTGCGCGTCTCAACAAACTTGCAAAAACTGTATACAGACTCCGCGATGTGTTTGGTGCTCTATTCCG GTTTCCAATCAAAGCGTGAACACTCCATTGGTTCGTTGTGTCACCagagaaaaattttcaaacgaagGCAATCACTGGTGTCGAACGTCGGACGTAATAGATGAGACGAATCAGATGCTGATACTCCAAGATCGACCGCTGTCTTCGACGAGAGGCACAGATCCAGTTCAAATTCAACCTCAGAGAATTCGCTTGACACTCAGACGAGGaaagtataacgtttag